The genomic DNA TTGATGGATTTATAGAAGATGCAAGAGAAAAAATAATCGCAGAACCTTTTAATGAAAATATATTGCTTAAACAGCATGAAGCTATATACAATGCAGTTGTAGAAAATGATGTAGAACTTGCATGTGAGAAAGCAAAGGAACATATGGATTTTATAAGTAAAAATTATAGAAAAAATGAAAATTAAAAGTTTGTTATAAAATAAATTATTCTTGCAAATGGTAGATAATGGTACTATCATATAAATGTAAAACTGGTATGACCACATACCAATTTTATAGTTTATTATAATGGGAGATTAAAAATGGTAAAGTTAAAAGTACCGTATTCAAAACAAGGAATGATTTTAGAAATACCTGATGAACGTTTTCTCGGTGTTTTGGAGTCAAAATCGGATAATTATATAGAACATAAGACTCAAGAAGAGATAGTTGAAGAATCTATGAATAATCCTATAGGCTCTAATTCTCTGGAAGAACTGGTTAAGGGGAAAAAGAATGTAGTCATAATTACAAGTGACCATACAAGACCTGTACCAAGTAGAATAACTATGCCAATTATATTAAGAAGGATTAGGAATGTTAATCCAGAAATTGATGTGAAGATTATAGTGGCAACTGGATTTCATAGGCCAAGTACAAGGGAAGAGCTAATTTATAAAATGGGAGAAGAAATAGTAGATAATGAAGATATAGTTATGCATATATCTACTGATGATAAATCTATGTGTAAAGTAGGGATATTGCCTTCAGGTGGAGATTTATATATAAACAAACTAGCATATGAGGCAGAACTTTTGATAGCAGAAGGTTTTATAGAACCTCATTTCTTTGCAGGTTTTTCAGGTGGCAGAAAAAGCGTACTTCCAGGAATCGCATCTGCAAAGACTATAATGTACAATCACTGTAGTGACTTTATAGATAGTGATAATTCAAGAACTGGAAAATTGAATAATAATCCTATTCATGAGGATATGGTATATGCAGCTAAAGTTGCAAAATTAGCATTCATATTGAATGTTGTAATAGATAAAGATAAAAAAATAATTGCTTCCTTTGCTGGTGATGTCGAAAAAGCACATACTAAAGGATGTAGATTTGTAACAGAGTTATCAAAAGTAAATTCTATAAAATCTGATATTGTTGTAACTACAAATGGTGGATATCCACTAGACCAAAATATTTATCAATCTGTTAAAGGAATGACAGCAGCTGAAGCTACTTGTAAAGACGGTGGAGTAATAATAATGATTTCAGCATGTAATGATGGTCATGGAGGTCAATCTTTTTATGAAAATGTAGCAAATGCAGATTCTCCAAAACAACTTTTAGATAAAATTAGAAGTGTCGATAGAGTAGATACGATTCCAGACCAATGGGAATTTCAGATACTAGCGAGAATATTATCTAAATATACTGTGATAATGGTAACAGATAAGTGTAATCCTGAAATGATAAAAAAAATGCATATGAAACATGCATTTAACTTTAAAGAAGCTTTAGAAATGGCGAATAGTATAGTTGGTAAGGAGAGCAAAGTAGTAGTTATACCTGATGGAGTATCAGTTATAGTTAAATAAAAAAGGAGTGTACTTTATGGAAATTTTGACATGTATTAAACAAGTTCCTGGAACGACTTCAGTAGAAGTTGATGAAACTACAGGAGTACTAAAAAGAGATGGAGTAGATTCAAAAATGAATCCCTATGACCTATATGCTTTAGAAACAGCTCTTAGAATAAAGGAAGAGAAGAAAGCGAATCTAAAAGTACTTAGCATGGGTCCTCCTCAGGCAAAGAAGGTAATTGAAGAAAGTTTTATGATGGGAGCTGATGAAGGAGCATTAATAAGTGATAGGAGATTTGGAGGAGCAGATGTATTGGCTACTTCCTATACCATATCACAAGGTATTAAGAAGATGGGAAAGGTAGACCTAATAATTTGTGGAAAACAAACTACTGATGGTGATACAGCACAGGTGGGACCTGAAGTAGCTGAATTTTTAGATATACCTCATGTTACTAACGTTACAAAATTAATTGAAGTTAAAGATGAAAGTATAGTTGTTGAAATAGATATGCCAAATGATTTACAAGTATGTGAGATTGAATATCCATGTTTAATAACTGTAGAAAAAGACATTTTTCAACCAAGACTACCTTCATTTAAATTAAAACTTAATACTAAAGATAGAGAAATACCTGTATATAGCTTAGATGACTTTGAAGATAAAGATGAAAATAACTATGGACTTAATGGTTCTCCTACTCAAGTTGTAAGAATATTTCCTCCAAAGCCAAATACAGATAAAAATATTGTAAGAGGAAATGCAGATGAACTAAGTTTTGCACTTGTAAATAAATTAGAGGAATTAAAGTTGGTGTAAGGGGGAGTAATAAATGTCAAAGATAGTTGTAAATCAAGATAAAATAACTGACTTAAAGAGAATTTTAGAAATATGTCCTTTTGGGGCTATAGAAGAAAAGTCAGGTATAGTAGAAATAAGTGCTGGCTGTAAGATGTGCAAGTTGTGTGTCAAAAGTGGACCAAAAGGCGCATTTGAATTTATAGAGAGTAGTAAAGTACAAATTAATAAAGATGAATGGAGGGGAATTGCAGTATATGTTGAACATCATAATGGAAATATACATCCTGTAACGTACGAGCTTATAGGTAAAGCTCGTGAGATGGCATCAAAAATAAAACAACCTGTGTATTGTGTATTTGTAGGAAAAGACATAAAAGATAAGTGCAGTAATTTGATTTCTTATGGGGTGGATGAAGTATTTGTATATGATGAAGATGAATTTAAAGATTTTAGGATAGAACCATATTCAAAAGCAATAGAAAACTTTATAGATAAAATAAAACCAACGATAGTATTAGTTGGTGGAACTACATTAGGTAGGTCATTAGCTCCAAGACTTGCCGCTAGATTTAGAACAGGTCTTACAGCAGATTGTACAATACTTGATATTCAATCAAATACTGATTTAGACCAAATAAGACCAGCATTTGGTGGAAATATAATGGCTCATATAAACACACCTAATAATAGACCACAATTTGCCACTGTAAGATATAAAATATTTTCAGCACCAGAAAAAATAGAGAATACTACAGGAAAGATAACTTTATGTAAAGTAGAAAAAAAAGAACTAAAATCTAAAATTAAGGTACTGAGTGTAAAAGAAAAAAATAAAGAAGTTGGTCTGGAAGAAGCTGAAGTGATAGTTGTGGCAAGTAGAGCAATAAAAAAACAAGAAGATATGGAGATGATATATAAATTAGCTGATAAGTTAAACGCTCAAGTGGCAGGAACAAGACCTGTAATAGAAGCAGGTTGGATAGATGCTAAAAAACAAATAGGTCTTAGTGGTAGAACTGTAAAACCTAAATTGATAATAACTTGTGGTGTATCTGGAGCTGTTCAATTTGTTGCGGGGATGCAGGGTGCTGACTATATAGTAGCAATAAATAAAGATGATAAAGCGCCTATACTTGATGTAGCACATTTAGCTTTAATAGGTGATATTTATGATATTATTCCTAAATTGATTGAAAAAATAGAAAATAACAAAGATAATAATCAAAAATATATGGCATCAGCAGCTAAATAGGGGGATAGAAATGTATAAATTAATCGATAAAAAAGATATAGATTTTTTAATAGATACTTGTGGAGAAGAAAATGTATTAGTTGGAAGTGATATAAATGAAGATTTTTCACATGATGAACTTGGAGGGATTGAGAAGTGCCCTGAAGTTTTAGTAAATGTACTTGAAACTGAACAAGTATCTAAAATAATGAAATACGCATATAAAAATAATATACCAGTCACACCAAGAGGTCAAGGTACTGGTCTTGTAGGTGCTGCTGTTGCCATAAATGGTGGAATAATGATTAATCTATGTAAAATGAATAAAATACTTGAAGTTGATTATGAAAATTTAACATTGACAGTAGAACCAGGTGTTTTATTGATGACAATAGGTCAATATGTTCAAGATAGAGATTTATTTTACCCACCTGACCCAGGTGAAAAAAGTGCTACAATTGCAGGTAATATAAACACTAATGCAGGTGGTATGAGAGCAGTAAAATATGGCGTTACAAGGGATTATGTAAGAGGTCTTGAAGTTGTACTACCAAATGGAGAAATTATAAATGTAGGTGGAAAGGTGGTTAAAAATAGTTCTGGATATAGTATAAAGGATTTATTAGTGGGCTCAGAAGGTACTTTAGGAATAGTTACTAAAGCTATATTAAAATTGCTTCCTTTACCAAAGAAAAGTATAAGTTTGCTTATACCATTTCCAGATTTATCAATGGCAATAGAAACTGTTCCTAAAATAATAAAATCAAAATCAATACCAACGGCTATAGAATTTATGGAAAGAGATGTAATATTGGCAGCAGAAGAATTTTTAGGTAAAAAGTTTCCAGATAATACATCAGATGCTTATCTTTTGCTTACATTTGATGGAAATAGCACTGAAGATATAGAAAAAGAATATGAAAAAGTAGCTAATTTATGTTTAGAAAATGGTGCATTAGATGTATTTATATCAGATACACAAGAAAGAAACGATTCTATATGGTCAGCCAGAGGTGCATTTTTAGAAGCTATAAAGGCATCTACGACACAAATGGATGAATGTGATGTCGTTGTTCCAAGAGATAAGATAGCAGAGTTTATAAGATACACTCACGAGCTTCAAGACAAATTAAAAATAAGAATAAAAAGTTTTGGTCATGCAGGAGATGGAAATCTACACATATATATTTTAAAAGATGGTATGGATGATAATACATGGAAAATAAGATTAAAAGAAACTTTTGACTATATGTATAAAAAATCTAGAGAACTTAGTGGTCAAGTTTCTGGTGAACATGGCATAGGATATGCTAAAAAAGAGTACTTACATGAATCAAATTCAGATGCTTATATGATGTTAATTAAAAATATAAAGTTAGCTTTTGACCCTAAAAATATTTTAAATCCAGGGAAAATATATTAGAAATATTAATTTAATAATATTTACAAAACAAAAAATATTAAATTAGATTTAAATATAATATTTTAAACTTTACTTTTAAATCTGAAGCTAAATTGTAAAATTTTTAGGATGGCAATATTTACTTAAATTTAGAAAGTAATATAATATTTAAGTTGATGTTGTCATCCTAAAAGCATGTGTACATAAATAAAGTAAGACTATTGTATCTTATATAATAAAGAGTTAATAAAATGATTTTTATAAATATAGTTATTTTAAAAAACTACTTTACATATATTGGATGAGTATAAAAATCCATAGGGCCTTTTACTAAATCTTTATTGTTTTTATAATATATTAAATTATATATATTTGTAGCTTTTATATCATAACTTATGAGTGTTTTAAAAATCGTATCATCTAATGAAAATGATATACTTGAAAACTTGTTTATTATTTTTATTTCAGATTTATTTTTTATCTCTTTTAGAATTTCTCTACCTTTATCATTAAAAGCAAGTATTCTTATATAAGGTATAGTATCTATGTTTTTTATAAGTTGCATGTCGCTTTTTTTAATACCTAGCAATATATTGTTTAGAGTTCGTTTGATTTTGGTTAAAGTGTATCGCTTGGATTTAATTGCTAATTGTAGTTCATGTAGAAATTCAGATGTAAAGATATCTTTATAGATTCTGTTTTCTATGCCTTCATTTACTTCAAAATACTCTTTTAAAGTGTCCATATCTCTAAGTATAATTGTTTTTAAAATATCAAAGAAGAAGTCATCAAACATAGGTAAAAAACCATTATCTATTTTTTCATTTAGGATGTTATAAGTTTTTTCTGGAATAACATTTTTTAAATGAAAAAGGTCTGTATTTTCTTTAAGTGAAGTTCTTATAGCAGTAGCAGAACAAATATCACTCTCAATTTCTTCGGAATTATATTCTGATTGGACCCTGGAGATAGTAAATGGTTTTATACTACTGTTTAAATGGATGAGGTTTTTTATGTATTCTATACCCAGTATGTTGTTTGATGAATTTAATGTTTTTGATAATTGTTCCTTTGAATAATTTTGTATAAAATTATTTTTTTTGTCTTGATGTATATAATCAAAAAGTGCATTAGCTCTAGCTGTTGGAAATAACAGACCATCATCTAAATATTTTTTTAAAAGTAACTTAAATTCATTTGGTTCATTTGCTAAAATTTCAGCTATATTATAAAGAATTTCTGTATTTCCTTCTTCACTACCAAAACATATAGAATTTATGCAGTTTAGTGAATTTAAAATTGTTATAGCACCATGAGAAAAAATTTCAGCACTTTGACAAGCAAATAAAGTTGGTAATTCTATAACTAAGTCTACACCATTTTCGACAGCAATTTTTGCTCTAGTGTATTTATCAAATAAAGCTGGTTCGCCTCTTTGTAGAAAATTTCCACTCATTATTGCTACAGTATGTGTTGCATTTGTTTTTTCTATAGATTTAGATAAATGATATATGTGTCCATTATGAAATGGGTTATATTCAACTATTAATCCAAGTATGTTCATAAAATACTCCTTTTATCTTTAATTATTTTATATATATCACAATTTATTATAATATGTATAAAATTTAAATTTTTAATTATAAAATTAAAAAACGTAAAAAAATTTATAAAAATGTAGAAATGTTACCTACATAAAAAACTGGTTAAATGTTATTAAAATAACTTTATTAGCTCTTTATATTATATTATTATAACAAATGGGAAAGAATAATCTACATTAAGTTAACTTGTTAATATATTATTAGTGAAATACACAATTTACCATACTAGAAATATGATATAATATAAAAAAAAAGTATATACTTTTATATTAAAAGGTGATATATTATTTATGAAAATCGTTTAATGTATACAATAACATATCTATAACAAAATAATAAAAGATAGAGTTTTATTTAGACATTTATTACAAATCAAAATTTATTACATATTATTTATAAAAAAATCTAAGGAGGAAATAATAATGAAAATATTAGTATTAAACTGTGGGAGTTCTTCATTAAAATATCAATTAATAGATATGAATAATGAAGAAGTTTTATGTATAGGATTGGTTGAAAGAATAGGAATAGAAGGTTCTATATTAAAACATGAAAAAGCAGGTAGAGATGATAAATACGTTGTTGAACAACCAATGAAGGACCACAAAGATGCAATAGCATTAGTTTTAGAAGCTGTTGCTCATCCAGAATTTGGTGCAGTTAAAGAAATGAAAGAAATAGATGCAGTAGGACATAGAGTTGTACATGCTGGAGAAAAATTTGCAACTTCAGTAGTAATAACTCCAGAAGTAGAAGAAGCTTTAAAAGAATGTATAGATTTAGCTCCACTTCATAATCCAGCAAACATAATGGGAATAGATGCTTGTAAAGCTATACTTCCAGATGTACCAATGGTAGGTGTATTTGATACTGCTTTCCATCAAACAATGCCTAAATCTTCATACTTATATGGTTTACCTCATGAGCTATATACTAAATATGGGGTAAGAAGATATGGATTCCACGGAACTTCTCATAATTATGTATCTCAAAGAGCAGCAGAGATACTAGGAAAAGATATAAAAGATTTAAAAATAGTAACTTGTCACTTAGGAAATGGTGCTTCTATAGCTGCTGTTGATGGTGGAAAATGTGTAGATACATCTATGGGATTCACTCCATTAGAAGGATTAATAATGGGAACTAGATGTGGAGATATAGACCCAGCTATATTACCATTCTTAATGAGAAAAGAAGGTTTAGATGCTGATGGATTGGATAAATTAATGAATAAAGAATCTGGAGTATATGGAATGACTGGAATTTCTAGTGACTTCAGAGATATAGAAGATGCAGCTAAAAATGGAGACGAAAGAGCTCAAGCTACATTAGAAGCGTATGTTAAAAAAGTACAAAAATATATAGGCGCTTATGCTGCTGAAATGAATGGATTGGATGTTGTAGTATTTACTGCAGGCGTTGGTGAAAATGGAAAGGCTATAAGAGCAGATATTGCTTCTAACATGGAGTTTTTAGGAATGAAATTAGATAAAGAAGCTAATGATGTTAGAGGAAAAGAAACAGTAATATCTACTGCTGATTCTAAAGTAAAAATGCTTTTAATACCAACTAATGAAGAATTAATGATAGCTAGAGATACATTAAGATTGGTAAAATAATTAAATTAAACCTATGCCTATCAAGTAAAAATACTTGACAAACAAATGCTAGATTTGTATAATAAATTTGGTGATATGTTGAGGTGAACTTAATGAAAGTTAGCATAGAAAAAATAAATAGAAAAGAAACTGACAAAATAGACTTGAATTTTTGTGAAAAAATTGATACTATTAGTTATTGTGATGAGATTTACAAATTAGTATCACCTGTAAATTTAAAAGGGAAAGTGTCAAAGACTAATAAAGGTTTGTATCTAGATATAGATGTCAATTTTACAATTGTTGACAATTGTTCAAGATGTCTTAAAGAAGTAGAAATACCACTAGAGTATTCTATACAAGGTTTTTTAGTAAAAGAAGAAGATTATGATGAAGATGAGTTTGAGGAATTTGATCCTTTTATATTCGATGGTGAAGAAATCGACCTTATTGATATAATAGAACAGACATTAGATTTTAATGTACCTCATAAAGTTCTTTGTAGTGAAAACTGTAAAGGTCTTTGTCAAGTATGCGGGGCAAACTTAAATGAAGAAGAGTGTTCTTGCAGTGAAATTACAAACGATGAGGAATACATAGATCCTCGTTTTGCTAAATTAAAAGATTTATTTAATTAAATTTTGACTAAGGAGGTGGCGTAAATGGCAGTACCAAAGCGTAAAACGTCTAAATCAAACACAAAAATGAGAAGAGCAGCTAACTCAAAGATGGAAGCAACAGGATTTGTAAGTTGCCCACAATGTCATGAGCCAAAATTACCACATAGAGTGTGTCCAGACTGTGGATATTATAAAGGTAAAGAAGTTGTGTCTAAGTAATAGCTTCTAAAAAGCATGTAGAGTATACTCTACATGTTTTTTTTGTACATATAAAAAAATAAGATGATTTACTAGAGAAAATAAGTGGATTTTATGCATATTAAAAAATAGAAAAATAATAATATAAGTATTGAAAATTTTTGTGTGTTACTATATACTACTATTAGTAGCTGGTACTAATTACAGCTATAAAATTTGGAGGGAACATGAAAAAGAAAAGTAAAGCCCAAAGACAAAAAGAGCTTATAGATATGCTAAAGACAGATCCTTTTTATACTGATGAAGAATTATCAAGTCTGTTTGATGTAAGTATACAGACCATAAGATTAGATAGAATGAGTCTAAACATACCAGAGCTAAGAGAAAGAGTCAAATCAATAGCAGAAACTCAGAGTTCAAAAGTAAAGACTTTAGGAGTAAAGGAAATTACAGGAGAAATCATTGATTTATCTGTAGGGCGATTAGGTATATCTATGTTAGAAGTTACACAGGACATGATTTACTCTAAGACTAATACTTTAAAAGATACGTATATTTTTTCTCTAGCAGATTCATTGGCAATGGCTATAATAGATGCACCTAAGGTTATTATGAGAGTTGCAAATGTAAAAAGTTTTAAGTTGATAGAACAACAAGATAGACTTATAGCAAAAGCAGAAGTGTATAGAAATATAGATAAAAAGCATTATGTAAAAGTTGTTATCAACAATAAAGCCCAAGAGCAAATATTTAGAGGAAAGTTTATCTTTGAAGAATTAGATTAGGAGGGAAATTATGAAAATAGTAATTGATGGAATGGGTGGAGATAATGCACCTAAATCTAATGTAGAAGGCGCAGTAAATGCTATAAAAGAATATCAGGTTGATTTAATAATCACAGGAGATAAAGATTTACTTGAAAAGGAATTTTCAAATTATGAATTTGATAGAAATAAATTAGAGATAGTTCATACTACTGAGATTATAGAAAACGAAGATAAACCAGTAAAGGCTATAAGAAGTAAAAAAGATTCATCTATGGTAGTAGCATTAAA from Clostridioides difficile ATCC 9689 = DSM 1296 includes the following:
- the larA gene encoding nickel-dependent lactate racemase; this encodes MVKLKVPYSKQGMILEIPDERFLGVLESKSDNYIEHKTQEEIVEESMNNPIGSNSLEELVKGKKNVVIITSDHTRPVPSRITMPIILRRIRNVNPEIDVKIIVATGFHRPSTREELIYKMGEEIVDNEDIVMHISTDDKSMCKVGILPSGGDLYINKLAYEAELLIAEGFIEPHFFAGFSGGRKSVLPGIASAKTIMYNHCSDFIDSDNSRTGKLNNNPIHEDMVYAAKVAKLAFILNVVIDKDKKIIASFAGDVEKAHTKGCRFVTELSKVNSIKSDIVVTTNGGYPLDQNIYQSVKGMTAAEATCKDGGVIIMISACNDGHGGQSFYENVANADSPKQLLDKIRSVDRVDTIPDQWEFQILARILSKYTVIMVTDKCNPEMIKKMHMKHAFNFKEALEMANSIVGKESKVVVIPDGVSVIVK
- a CDS encoding electron transfer flavoprotein subunit beta/FixA family protein → MEILTCIKQVPGTTSVEVDETTGVLKRDGVDSKMNPYDLYALETALRIKEEKKANLKVLSMGPPQAKKVIEESFMMGADEGALISDRRFGGADVLATSYTISQGIKKMGKVDLIICGKQTTDGDTAQVGPEVAEFLDIPHVTNVTKLIEVKDESIVVEIDMPNDLQVCEIEYPCLITVEKDIFQPRLPSFKLKLNTKDREIPVYSLDDFEDKDENNYGLNGSPTQVVRIFPPKPNTDKNIVRGNADELSFALVNKLEELKLV
- a CDS encoding FAD-binding protein, producing MSKIVVNQDKITDLKRILEICPFGAIEEKSGIVEISAGCKMCKLCVKSGPKGAFEFIESSKVQINKDEWRGIAVYVEHHNGNIHPVTYELIGKAREMASKIKQPVYCVFVGKDIKDKCSNLISYGVDEVFVYDEDEFKDFRIEPYSKAIENFIDKIKPTIVLVGGTTLGRSLAPRLAARFRTGLTADCTILDIQSNTDLDQIRPAFGGNIMAHINTPNNRPQFATVRYKIFSAPEKIENTTGKITLCKVEKKELKSKIKVLSVKEKNKEVGLEEAEVIVVASRAIKKQEDMEMIYKLADKLNAQVAGTRPVIEAGWIDAKKQIGLSGRTVKPKLIITCGVSGAVQFVAGMQGADYIVAINKDDKAPILDVAHLALIGDIYDIIPKLIEKIENNKDNNQKYMASAAK
- a CDS encoding FAD-binding oxidoreductase, with the protein product MYKLIDKKDIDFLIDTCGEENVLVGSDINEDFSHDELGGIEKCPEVLVNVLETEQVSKIMKYAYKNNIPVTPRGQGTGLVGAAVAINGGIMINLCKMNKILEVDYENLTLTVEPGVLLMTIGQYVQDRDLFYPPDPGEKSATIAGNINTNAGGMRAVKYGVTRDYVRGLEVVLPNGEIINVGGKVVKNSSGYSIKDLLVGSEGTLGIVTKAILKLLPLPKKSISLLIPFPDLSMAIETVPKIIKSKSIPTAIEFMERDVILAAEEFLGKKFPDNTSDAYLLLTFDGNSTEDIEKEYEKVANLCLENGALDVFISDTQERNDSIWSARGAFLEAIKASTTQMDECDVVVPRDKIAEFIRYTHELQDKLKIRIKSFGHAGDGNLHIYILKDGMDDNTWKIRLKETFDYMYKKSRELSGQVSGEHGIGYAKKEYLHESNSDAYMMLIKNIKLAFDPKNILNPGKIY
- a CDS encoding nucleotidyltransferase; protein product: MNILGLIVEYNPFHNGHIYHLSKSIEKTNATHTVAIMSGNFLQRGEPALFDKYTRAKIAVENGVDLVIELPTLFACQSAEIFSHGAITILNSLNCINSICFGSEEGNTEILYNIAEILANEPNEFKLLLKKYLDDGLLFPTARANALFDYIHQDKKNNFIQNYSKEQLSKTLNSSNNILGIEYIKNLIHLNSSIKPFTISRVQSEYNSEEIESDICSATAIRTSLKENTDLFHLKNVIPEKTYNILNEKIDNGFLPMFDDFFFDILKTIILRDMDTLKEYFEVNEGIENRIYKDIFTSEFLHELQLAIKSKRYTLTKIKRTLNNILLGIKKSDMQLIKNIDTIPYIRILAFNDKGREILKEIKNKSEIKIINKFSSISFSLDDTIFKTLISYDIKATNIYNLIYYKNNKDLVKGPMDFYTHPIYVK
- a CDS encoding acetate/propionate family kinase; translated protein: MKILVLNCGSSSLKYQLIDMNNEEVLCIGLVERIGIEGSILKHEKAGRDDKYVVEQPMKDHKDAIALVLEAVAHPEFGAVKEMKEIDAVGHRVVHAGEKFATSVVITPEVEEALKECIDLAPLHNPANIMGIDACKAILPDVPMVGVFDTAFHQTMPKSSYLYGLPHELYTKYGVRRYGFHGTSHNYVSQRAAEILGKDIKDLKIVTCHLGNGASIAAVDGGKCVDTSMGFTPLEGLIMGTRCGDIDPAILPFLMRKEGLDADGLDKLMNKESGVYGMTGISSDFRDIEDAAKNGDERAQATLEAYVKKVQKYIGAYAAEMNGLDVVVFTAGVGENGKAIRADIASNMEFLGMKLDKEANDVRGKETVISTADSKVKMLLIPTNEELMIARDTLRLVK
- a CDS encoding YceD family protein, whose product is MKVSIEKINRKETDKIDLNFCEKIDTISYCDEIYKLVSPVNLKGKVSKTNKGLYLDIDVNFTIVDNCSRCLKEVEIPLEYSIQGFLVKEEDYDEDEFEEFDPFIFDGEEIDLIDIIEQTLDFNVPHKVLCSENCKGLCQVCGANLNEEECSCSEITNDEEYIDPRFAKLKDLFN
- the rpmF gene encoding 50S ribosomal protein L32, which codes for MAVPKRKTSKSNTKMRRAANSKMEATGFVSCPQCHEPKLPHRVCPDCGYYKGKEVVSK
- the fapR gene encoding transcription factor FapR; amino-acid sequence: MKKKSKAQRQKELIDMLKTDPFYTDEELSSLFDVSIQTIRLDRMSLNIPELRERVKSIAETQSSKVKTLGVKEITGEIIDLSVGRLGISMLEVTQDMIYSKTNTLKDTYIFSLADSLAMAIIDAPKVIMRVANVKSFKLIEQQDRLIAKAEVYRNIDKKHYVKVVINNKAQEQIFRGKFIFEELD